The genome window TCCTGTTCCAAAATACCCCGTGCCGTCTCGGAAGAGAACGGCGGGACCTGATCCTGCAACTTCACCAGCTCGCGAATGACAGACTCAGGCAATAGATCTGCCCTTGTGCTTGCGAGTTGCCCCAGCTTGACGAAAGCCGGCCCCAGCTCCTGCAGCACAAGCCTGATGCGTTCACTCAGCGTTTTGGTGGTATGTGCTTCACGCGACATCCACCGTCTGGGCAGAGCCAGCAACTGGAACAGCCCCAGCTCCTCGACCATATAACCGAAGCCATGACGCACCAGCGCCATGGCAATTTCACGGTATCTGCCGACATGTTTGATTCGCACGGCCATCTACTCGATCTCGTTTCCTTTGAGAGGAGGAGGAACTTCAAGTGGAGCCGGGGATTCATCAGGTTGAAGCTGTGGTGAGTGGCCCAGTTCGGCAAGTTTTTTCTCCAGAACGGCAACTCGCTGTTCCAGACTGGTTACATCGCTTTCGGATGCCACACCCGCTTCCTGAAGCACGCGCTTGACCTGTTCCTGAATCACTCTCTTGAACTGGCCTTGTTCTTCATCGCCCCGTTCCATCAGGCGTTCAACCAAAGCTTTGGATTCACCGGGCGCAAGTTCCCCGCGCTTGACCAAATCATCCACGGTTTTCTCAATTTTTTCTTTGCTTACGACAGTAAGTCCAAGCCCTAACGAGATCGCCTTTTTGAACAAATCGCTCATTTTTGTCATCCTCCTCTTCGTTGATCTCTATATTATACTCCTTCTACTCCGCATGCAAAAATGTCCATCCGATCAGACGTAACGCGCAGCCCATTTGCCTGCTTGCAGAAGTAATTTACGGTACGTTTCGTGTGCAAAAGACGGTACATGGTGACCTGGCATAAGATAAACAATACGTCCAACACCATATCGATGAGCCCAAACCGCAGGCTTCGGTCCATCTTCGGATTGATATTCCAGCAATATTTTCGTTTCGGCAAAAGAACCAAACTCGAACTGATACGGCTCTTCTTCCATTGTGAAATTCGAGATACCCTCCGTCACGGGATGGCTTTCTCCCGTTACAGTGAATTCAAGTGGTGCATAAGCCGGATGATGCAGGAACTTGGCACCGATCATCTGTTTGAGTTCATAACGATTTTGGAGCGAAATGCCGTTATGTATAATGACCAGTCCACCCCCATTACTCACATAGGACAACAAACCTGCTGTCTGCTGTGGAGAGACTTTCCCCTTCCAATCGTCCATGTAGGAGATGCACACATCAAATCCGGTTATATTTTCTTGCAGCAACATATTTCGATTCTCACTGCATTGTACAGTCATCGTATCATGGAAAATCCGGCTGATCTCCGCATCCACACCCTGAAGCGGGTGCCAGTCCGGATGTGTATAATCGCCTAGTAGCAATGCTTTTTTACGTTGATCCATTCAATCAATCTCCTTTCTTGTTCACCTCACTGTATAAAAACCAACTACCAGGGGAGTTTCTCTCCCTTGTAGTCCACATATGCGGGCTGATCTCCTTTAAATTGTTCATGGCGGTCGATAAGTACAGCGATATGCTGTGCAGATTGCTCGGGCGTGAGATCCGCAGAAGCATCCAGTTCACCCCGCATATAACTCTGTACCCAACCAGGATGTACAAGCATCACTTGTCCGCCTTCATCCTTCAGACCATTGTGCACAAGACGGGCCTGCATGTTCAAAGCAGCTTTGGACATACAATAGGCAAACCATCCATCCCGACTGCATTGCTCTATGCTTCCAGCCTCGGAAGAGATATCAACAATCAGTTTGACCTGTCCTTGAAGAAGGAGGGGTAACAGGGAATGAGTCACGCGCAGTGTACCTAAGGTATTCACATTAAATACTTCAGCCATCTCCGCCATATTCATCGGCCCGCGGATATGATCCGTAATACTTCCTAGTATAGCCGCATTGTTGATCAGCATATCCAAATGATTCGTATCCAGCTTCAATGTCTCCGTGAACAGAGCCACCGACAGGTCGTCCGCAATATCCAATTCGATGGCGCGCAGATGGTCAGGATATCCTTCTGCAAGCATGCGAATTCCCTCGGAATCTTCCACGTCCAGACCGGCCGCATACACGAGATATCCTCTCTTCAGCATCTGTGCCGTCAAAGCGAGCCCCAATCCCCGAGCAGCTCCGGTTACACATACAGTTCTCATCCTGATGTCCCTCCCTCGCATAATGATTCTGTCTTTAACTCATTCCACATATTCATCTGAAAACCTTTAATTCGGAAATGGGATCGCCAACTTCACGACCAAAGACTCATGAGATAAAAATCAGATTAGAGCCATTTTGCTTATTGAATTCAGCCATCGTTTTGAACTGTCTAACCGTTGCTTTCACTCCTGAATATATCGCTCCTTCCGATAAGCCTGACAATGCTCCACCCATCTTCGTGCGGCTGCCGGGTAAGAGCCCAGATGAACGTGCGTATACCCCGCCACGATGTTGCCTGTCGCATATCCTTCTTGCTTCAAGCCACGTAACCC of Paenibacillus sp. FSL R5-0517 contains these proteins:
- a CDS encoding phasin family protein, producing MSDLFKKAISLGLGLTVVSKEKIEKTVDDLVKRGELAPGESKALVERLMERGDEEQGQFKRVIQEQVKRVLQEAGVASESDVTSLEQRVAVLEKKLAELGHSPQLQPDESPAPLEVPPPLKGNEIE
- a CDS encoding SDR family oxidoreductase, translated to MRTVCVTGAARGLGLALTAQMLKRGYLVYAAGLDVEDSEGIRMLAEGYPDHLRAIELDIADDLSVALFTETLKLDTNHLDMLINNAAILGSITDHIRGPMNMAEMAEVFNVNTLGTLRVTHSLLPLLLQGQVKLIVDISSEAGSIEQCSRDGWFAYCMSKAALNMQARLVHNGLKDEGGQVMLVHPGWVQSYMRGELDASADLTPEQSAQHIAVLIDRHEQFKGDQPAYVDYKGEKLPW
- a CDS encoding ThuA domain-containing protein, translating into MDQRKKALLLGDYTHPDWHPLQGVDAEISRIFHDTMTVQCSENRNMLLQENITGFDVCISYMDDWKGKVSPQQTAGLLSYVSNGGGLVIIHNGISLQNRYELKQMIGAKFLHHPAYAPLEFTVTGESHPVTEGISNFTMEEEPYQFEFGSFAETKILLEYQSEDGPKPAVWAHRYGVGRIVYLMPGHHVPSFAHETYRKLLLQAGKWAARYV